Proteins from one Cryptomeria japonica chromosome 4, Sugi_1.0, whole genome shotgun sequence genomic window:
- the LOC131050012 gene encoding triacylglycerol lipase OBL1-like — MRNERLILHPENAGTIRLLSLFLSGNDHGFKEYLEDSMPQNRWIIKITMLVIKIFHSVAKPMARIGSYIEFILNLLTNNGEFTGITCRLLRGDHVEMPKRGTENFISFIGHLDGSLDLDHSTENIIKSGSRYCADISMMASKIAYENESVIRNVVIKRWKIHFVEFFNCWNQFLKKKSTEAFIFCDKTENTKLMVIAFRGTEPFDATDWSTDFDISLYKVEPIGRIHLGFLEAMGIADRSDEQVAQFHLKPNSSNGWPDNLSKDHEKPLAYHAIRGTLKKLLEEHKDAKFIVTGHSLGGALAILFPAILLLHNQKKLLEKLFAVYTFGQPRVGDEDMGNYMNKNINQPQPRYFRVVYCNDMIPRLPYDDKEFLFKHFGACIYYSSCYKQKTLKEEPNRNFSAFYCISNFINAIWELMQSIIIGHTNGKDFREGWLGMVFRCVGIVLPGISAHSPVNYVAIRLGPPSFHAPVTNRVS; from the exons ATGCGTAACGAACGTCTGATTTTGCATCCTGAGAATGCAGGAACCATACGACTCCTCTCTCTTTTCCTCTCAGGGAATGACCATGGCTTCAAAGAATATCTCGAGGATTCCATGCCTCAAAATCGATGGATTATAAAGATTACTATGCTTGTTATTAAAATTTTCCATTCTGTGGCTAAACCCATGGCCAGGATTGGATCTTACATTGAATTCATCTTGAATCTATTAACAAACAATGGGGAATTCACAGGAATAACCTGCAGGCTCCTAAGAG GGGATCACGTGGAAATGCCCAAGAGGGGAACAGAAAACTTCATCAGTTTCATTGGACACTTGGATGGTAGTCTAGATTTAGACCATAGTACTGAAAACATTATCAAATCGGGAAGCAGATATTGCGCGGATATCTCTATGATGGCTTCCAAAATAGCATATGAAAATGAGTCTGTTATCAGGAATGTTGTCATCAAACGTTGGAAG ATTCATTTCGTGGAGTTCTTCAACTGCTGGAATC AATTCTTGAAAAAGAAATCCACCGAAGCATTCATATTCTGTGATAAGACAGAAAATACAAAATTGATGGTGATTGCATTCAGAGGCACAGAACCATTCGATGCAACCGATTGGAGCACCGACTTCGACATCTCCTTATACAAAGTGGAGCCAATTGGGagaattcatcttggatttcttgaaGCAATGGGCATAGCAGATCGTTCTGACGAACAAGTTGCCCAATTTCATCTAAAACCCAATTCAAGCAATGGGTGGCCAGACAATCTCTCAAAAGACCATGAAAAGCCTCTGGCTTACCATGCCATTAGAGGTACACTAAAAAAATTGCTGGAAGAACACAAGGATGCCAAGTTTATTGTCACAGGGCACAGTCTGGGTGGTGCTCTTGCAATACTATTTCCTGCAATACTACTTCTACATAACCAGAAAAAGCTCCTGGAAAAGTTGTTTGCAGTTTATACATTTGGGCAACCAAGAGTTGGTGATGAAGATATGGGAAATTATATGAATAAAAACATCAACCAACCTCAGCCAAGGTACTTCAGAGTAGTATACTGCAATGACATGATTCCCAGGTTGCCATACGATGATAAAGAGTTCCTGTTCAAGCATTTCGGAGCATGCATCTACTACAGTAGCTGCTACAAACAGAAA ACACTGAAAGAAGAACCCAACAGAAATTTTTCGGCCTTCTATTGCATTTCAAATTTCATAAATGCAATAtgggagcttatgcagagcattaTAATTGGGCATACAAATGGAAAAGATTTCAGAGAAGGATGGCTTGGAATGGTATTCAGATGCGTGGGGATTGTATTACCAGGCATCTCAGCTCACAGCCCTGTCAACTACGTTGCCATACGATTGGGCCCGCCTTCATTTCATGCGCCCGTTACAAACAGGGTTTCTTGA